A window of Bdellovibrionota bacterium genomic DNA:
AAGCATCTACATCACGATCGTTGTGAAAGAAGGCGAGCCGTACACCGTGGGAAAAGTCCTCCTGGACGGCGAATTCATCAAGGAAAAGACTGAACTGGAGAAGGTCATTTCACTGAAAGGGCAAAAGCTGGTGGATACGAGCCTGATTCAGAAAGACGTGGGCGAACTGACGACGATCTATGCGGACGAAGGTTACGCCTACGCCAACGTCAACATCCTGGATCGGTACGATGACGAAAAGAAAATCGTCGACATTACCTATGTTCTCCAGCCCGGACAGAAGGTGTGGGTGGAAAAGATCAAGTTTGTCGGGAACACGAGTACGCGGGACAAAATCCTCCGCCGTGAAATGCAGATTAACGAGGGAGGCCAATATCATCAGACGAAGATTCGTGATTCGCGTCTGAATATCGAACGGCTGTCGCTCTTCGAGGAGGTGCGATTGAGTACGCCGCGCGGGTCCGCGGACGATCGTGTGGACATCGTCGTGGATTTAAAAGAGAAGCCGACCGGCACCTTCTCGATCGGCGCCGGATTCAATACGTTGGAGTCGTTTCAGATCATCGCCCAGGTTCAAAAGCGGAATCTTTTCGGACGGGGGTACGATGTTTCCTTGGATGCGCGCCTCGGGGGAAAGACCCAAGCCTTCAATGTCCGATTTCGAGACGAGTACTTTCTCGACTCCAAGTGGGGCTTCGAAGTCAACGGATTCAACATCAGCCGCGTGTACACCGACTTTGATTTGACTTCACGCGGCGGCACGGTGGGCCTTGATTATCCGCTGTACAAGAAGGGGCTCGAACGAATCCGGTTCGGCGTTACGTACAGCCTGATCGACGAGGATTTGACCGATATCCGGACCACGGTGGAACAACTATTCACAAGCGGCCTGACTTCGAGTGTTACGACGTCTCTTACGCGGGACACGCGAAATCGCGTGTTTGAGCCGACGAAGGGATCGTATTACCGGCTGTCCGAGGAGGTTGCGGGCGGCGGGCTGGGAGGCGACAATGATTTCTGGAAGAGCGAATTCGACGCCCGCTGGTTTTTCCCGTTGCTCGACCAAAAACCGGTGCCTTTGATTGGAGATTCGGTCTTCGCTCTTCGGTTGAACCTCGGATACGTCGGAGTGCTCTCCGACGGCGAGCGCGTGCCCCTCTTCGAACGCTATTTCCCCGGCGGAATTTTATCCATCCGCGGCTTTCAGCTGCGGTCGCTGGGGCCCACGATCGATGTGGCAAGCTCGACCGACCCCGGTTCTTTCACAACGACCGAGTTTCACGTGGGAGGGAACAAAGAATTAATCTTCAACGCCGAATACATTTTCCCCATCGTTCGTGCGGCCAATATCAAAGGGGTGTTTTTCTTCGACATGGGGAATGCCTTTGACAACGGGGAGAGTATCTTTACGATCACCGGCCAACGGCAAAGCACCGGCTTTGGAGTTCGGTGGTTTTCGCCGATCGGCCCGCTCCGATTCGAATGGGGATTCCCGCTGGATCGGAAAGAGGACGAGAGTTTGGTCGTCTTCGACTTTACGATTGGTTCGATTTTTTAGGAGGAAATCAA
This region includes:
- the bamA gene encoding outer membrane protein assembly factor BamA; amino-acid sequence: SIYITIVVKEGEPYTVGKVLLDGEFIKEKTELEKVISLKGQKLVDTSLIQKDVGELTTIYADEGYAYANVNILDRYDDEKKIVDITYVLQPGQKVWVEKIKFVGNTSTRDKILRREMQINEGGQYHQTKIRDSRLNIERLSLFEEVRLSTPRGSADDRVDIVVDLKEKPTGTFSIGAGFNTLESFQIIAQVQKRNLFGRGYDVSLDARLGGKTQAFNVRFRDEYFLDSKWGFEVNGFNISRVYTDFDLTSRGGTVGLDYPLYKKGLERIRFGVTYSLIDEDLTDIRTTVEQLFTSGLTSSVTTSLTRDTRNRVFEPTKGSYYRLSEEVAGGGLGGDNDFWKSEFDARWFFPLLDQKPVPLIGDSVFALRLNLGYVGVLSDGERVPLFERYFPGGILSIRGFQLRSLGPTIDVASSTDPGSFTTTEFHVGGNKELIFNAEYIFPIVRAANIKGVFFFDMGNAFDNGESIFTITGQRQSTGFGVRWFSPIGPLRFEWGFPLDRKEDESLVVFDFTIGSIF